One Mangifera indica cultivar Alphonso chromosome 4, CATAS_Mindica_2.1, whole genome shotgun sequence genomic region harbors:
- the LOC123214974 gene encoding protein PXR1-like: MGACASFPKGLKGKDIINAPAPEHAKEESVNGVAVEEVKTEDKKNDDETQQHSSDSSPNEVDEEKKTSEEEVEINPKENDENSKEAPITPKKIEEDKEKEEKEEKEVKEEKEKDQDDH; the protein is encoded by the exons ATGGGTGCTTGTGCTAGTTTTCCAAAGGGCTTGAAAGGCAAAGATATTATTAATGCACCAGCACCCGAGCATGCTAAGGAGGAATCCGTTAACGGTGTCGCTGTTGAGGAGGTCAAAACCGAAGACAAAAAGAATGATGATGAGACCCAACAACATTCTTCCGACTCTTCACCCAATGAG GTTGACGAGGAGAAAAAAACAAGCGAGGAAGAAGTTGAAATAAATCCAAAGGAAAATGACGAAAACAGTAAGGAGGCACCTATTACACCAAAGAAGATTGAAgaagacaaagagaaagaggaaaaggaagagaaagaagtgaaggaagaaaaagagaaagaccAAGACGATCACTGA